A genomic region of Sulfobacillus acidophilus DSM 10332 contains the following coding sequences:
- a CDS encoding hypothetical protein (KEGG: bts:Btus_2495 hypothetical protein~SPTR: Putative uncharacterized protein): MATTVIDAEALKEFLDKADLPADYLARLSQELAGRHAAARLPLTDWAQLWHKAPVVRRISEPERQRWEPRLTTVLPALWQGQVGALWDLLDPKETAPAWLADWGTYWAHLAHPQLPWWARWVYRPDSRTGALLLVVDDVERFNPDLAGPVLYQRIAEAVSFLGAVLDSTHQLDAVDEMFRPMVALAIIYAVYMFTMASWKMTEEFTQVLPSFPSVVRILLGLTRWEGKSIGPKSETD; encoded by the coding sequence ATGGCCACCACCGTCATCGATGCGGAAGCCCTCAAAGAGTTTCTGGACAAGGCCGATTTACCTGCCGATTATCTGGCTCGGCTATCACAGGAATTGGCCGGGCGTCACGCGGCGGCTCGCCTACCGCTGACCGATTGGGCGCAACTCTGGCACAAAGCGCCTGTGGTGCGGCGGATTAGCGAACCGGAACGTCAACGGTGGGAACCGCGCTTAACGACGGTGCTACCGGCCCTTTGGCAAGGCCAAGTGGGGGCGTTATGGGACCTTTTGGATCCAAAAGAGACGGCCCCGGCTTGGTTGGCCGACTGGGGGACCTATTGGGCCCATTTGGCTCACCCCCAGTTGCCCTGGTGGGCGCGTTGGGTCTATCGCCCGGATAGTCGGACGGGGGCGCTCCTGTTGGTGGTCGACGATGTGGAACGCTTCAATCCGGACCTGGCCGGTCCGGTACTCTATCAGCGAATTGCGGAAGCGGTCAGTTTTTTGGGGGCTGTCCTTGATTCAACTCACCAACTGGATGCCGTCGATGAGATGTTTCGGCCGATGGTGGCCTTAGCCATCATCTATGCCGTCTATATGTTCACCATGGCGTCCTGGAAAATGACCGAGGAATTTACGCAAGTGCTGCCATCCTTTCCGAGTGTTGTACGTATTCTGTTGGGGCTGACCAGATGGGAGGGGAAATCCATTGGCCCAAAAAGCGAAACCGATTGA
- a CDS encoding biotin/lipoate A/B protein ligase (PFAM: Biotin/lipoate A/B protein ligase family~COGs: COG0095 Lipoate-protein ligase A~InterPro IPR004143~KEGG: bts:Btus_2488 biotin/lipoate A/B protein ligase~PFAM: Biotin/lipoate A/B protein ligase~SPTR: Biotin/lipoate A/B protein ligase) produces MRYLNLGYVSAPWSQSVYHALAERLKPGDPVTLVTVSPQTPYVCVGYHQVASREIDRAYCESEGILVGRRKVGGGAVWLDEDQIFWHLLLPGSSLSVEALYRSMLVAPVRAYRRLGISAEHRPVNDLVVGPRKIGGTGAATIGQTLVLVGSLMMDFDVQQMSRVLKVPSEKFRDKLVQSLEDYMTTVRRELGDRMPSREEATRVLVESFAEVLNEPIEPDQLSPDEWLAVRQEADALFDPAFVYRDEGWIQPGVKIRDGVRLWEGVTKAPGGLIRAIWREADGRFDDVVLSGDFFIEPPETLEVFRRTLLGRPANAEEAAGCWDQVASHALTPGLTRDHVLAAFSTKSPLVVT; encoded by the coding sequence GTGCGCTACCTTAATTTAGGCTACGTCTCCGCGCCGTGGTCGCAATCGGTCTATCATGCGCTGGCGGAACGGCTTAAGCCCGGCGATCCGGTGACGCTGGTGACGGTCAGTCCCCAAACGCCTTATGTCTGTGTCGGGTATCACCAAGTGGCAAGCCGCGAAATCGACCGGGCCTATTGCGAATCGGAAGGCATATTGGTGGGGCGCCGGAAAGTGGGTGGGGGCGCCGTATGGCTGGATGAAGACCAGATATTTTGGCATCTTCTATTGCCCGGGTCATCTCTTTCGGTAGAGGCGTTATATCGGTCGATGCTTGTGGCGCCGGTTAGGGCCTACCGTCGCCTCGGCATATCCGCCGAGCACCGGCCGGTCAATGATCTGGTGGTCGGTCCGCGCAAAATCGGAGGCACCGGGGCTGCCACGATTGGTCAAACCTTGGTTTTGGTCGGGAGTCTGATGATGGACTTTGACGTCCAACAAATGTCGCGCGTACTGAAGGTACCGTCGGAGAAATTCCGTGACAAATTGGTCCAAAGTCTGGAGGATTACATGACCACCGTGCGGCGGGAGCTGGGTGACCGGATGCCAAGCCGCGAAGAGGCGACCCGCGTGTTGGTCGAATCCTTTGCCGAGGTCCTCAACGAGCCGATCGAACCGGATCAATTGAGTCCTGACGAATGGCTGGCGGTCCGGCAAGAGGCCGATGCCCTCTTTGACCCGGCGTTTGTCTATCGAGACGAAGGGTGGATTCAGCCCGGCGTCAAGATTCGGGATGGGGTGCGGCTTTGGGAAGGTGTGACCAAGGCGCCCGGCGGTCTGATTCGGGCGATATGGCGGGAAGCGGACGGCCGGTTTGACGATGTGGTGTTAAGCGGCGACTTCTTTATCGAGCCGCCGGAAACCTTAGAGGTTTTTCGGCGGACCCTACTGGGTCGGCCGGCGAATGCGGAGGAAGCGGCCGGGTGCTGGGACCAGGTGGCATCGCACGCGCTGACGCCGGGATTGACCCGGGATCATGTTCTCGCGGCCTTTTCGACCAAATCGCCATTAGTGGTGACGTAG
- a CDS encoding DsrE family protein (PFAM: DsrE/DsrF-like family~COGs: COG2044 peroxiredoxins~InterPro IPR003787~KEGG: bts:Btus_2486 hypothetical protein~PFAM: Sulphur relay, DsrE-like protein~SPTR: Putative uncharacterized protein), with product MDETKKYLYLVTHGVESPERSASPFFLATTAALMDHESTMVFTATASGLLKKGVAETIRMKTGGDGATLDFFINQAREAGVRFYVCAPSLDLVGCTVEDLIEIDGVVGGTALNEMAGEADVVISF from the coding sequence ATGGATGAGACCAAAAAGTACTTGTATTTGGTAACGCATGGGGTTGAATCCCCCGAACGGTCCGCGTCGCCGTTTTTCTTGGCGACGACCGCGGCCCTGATGGATCATGAATCGACCATGGTATTTACGGCCACGGCCTCCGGGTTGTTGAAAAAGGGAGTGGCGGAAACCATCCGGATGAAAACGGGGGGGGATGGCGCCACATTAGACTTCTTCATTAATCAAGCTCGAGAAGCCGGTGTGCGGTTTTATGTCTGTGCCCCGTCGCTAGACCTCGTTGGTTGCACCGTGGAAGACCTGATTGAAATAGATGGAGTCGTTGGGGGCACCGCGCTGAACGAGATGGCCGGTGAAGCGGATGTGGTCATTTCTTTTTAG
- a CDS encoding SirA-like domain-containing protein (PFAM: SirA-like protein~InterPro IPR001455~KEGG: bts:Btus_2487 SirA family protein~PFAM: SirA-like~SPTR: SirA-like domain-containing protein) — protein MATENVTLVVDAKGLACPMPVFKAKKGLQSVQIGEVVEVLSTDPGSVADFKAFANSTGHELLLSEQDGTVYRFLLRRAK, from the coding sequence GTGGCAACCGAAAATGTCACGTTAGTGGTAGATGCCAAGGGATTAGCCTGTCCCATGCCCGTATTCAAGGCCAAAAAAGGATTGCAGTCGGTCCAAATCGGGGAGGTGGTCGAGGTCCTAAGCACCGATCCCGGTTCGGTGGCGGATTTTAAGGCTTTTGCCAATTCGACCGGGCATGAACTATTGCTTTCCGAGCAAGACGGAACCGTTTACCGGTTTCTCTTGCGGCGGGCGAAATAA
- a CDS encoding protein of unknown function DUF224 cysteine-rich region domain protein (PFAM: Cysteine-rich domain~COGs: COG0247 Fe-S oxidoreductase~InterPro IPR004017~KEGG: bts:Btus_2494 protein of unknown function DUF224 cysteine-rich region domain protein~PFAM: Cysteine-rich region, CCG~SPTR: Putative uncharacterized protein), protein MAQKAKPIELEVAMVDGIPLNGSWNRMFEPRAISEYDLSVLQEITAIPGAESLANCYQCGKCTAVCPVETAGGDYSPRKVFRRTQLGIDLMDSRDLWLCTTCSNCLRVCPKEVNMIHIMPAVREKAVMDGNAPQELLTAFENTARYGNPLGEPPRKRAEWTKEAGVPVSIMSQRKAPVDVLWFVECYPAYHPRGKDASVALARIFNALQVDFGILGTEEKCSGDSQRMAGEAGLFEMLAEHNIKMLSKYEFNQIVVTDPHAFNAFRHEYPKFGGEWETLHYTQFLATRIPDMVFKTPINRRVTFHDPCYLGRHNGEYEAPRQLLQAIPGLELVEMGRCRENSYCCGGGGGGMWMDSFTSQHLTMRLSERRVLEALEYGAEILAVTCPYEVSRFEDAVKSTGNAGRLAVMDIAELLAQSMDLVPVTV, encoded by the coding sequence TTGGCCCAAAAAGCGAAACCGATTGAACTCGAAGTTGCCATGGTCGACGGCATACCCTTAAACGGGTCGTGGAACCGTATGTTTGAGCCACGGGCGATTTCGGAGTATGACTTGTCGGTGTTACAAGAGATCACCGCCATTCCCGGGGCGGAATCGCTCGCCAATTGCTATCAATGCGGTAAATGCACGGCGGTTTGTCCCGTCGAAACGGCCGGCGGCGATTACTCGCCGCGTAAAGTATTTCGCCGAACGCAACTGGGGATCGATTTAATGGACAGCCGCGACTTATGGCTTTGCACCACCTGCTCGAATTGTTTGCGGGTCTGCCCGAAAGAAGTCAACATGATTCACATCATGCCCGCGGTGCGGGAAAAAGCCGTCATGGACGGCAATGCCCCTCAAGAGTTACTGACCGCATTCGAAAACACCGCCCGTTACGGAAACCCGCTCGGGGAACCCCCGCGCAAACGGGCGGAGTGGACCAAAGAAGCCGGGGTGCCGGTCTCGATCATGAGTCAGCGGAAGGCACCGGTGGATGTCCTGTGGTTTGTCGAATGCTATCCGGCTTATCACCCTCGCGGCAAAGACGCCTCGGTCGCGTTGGCGCGCATCTTCAATGCGTTGCAAGTCGATTTCGGGATTCTCGGCACGGAAGAAAAGTGTTCTGGAGACTCCCAACGGATGGCCGGTGAGGCGGGCCTGTTTGAAATGCTGGCCGAGCATAACATCAAAATGTTATCGAAATATGAGTTTAACCAGATTGTCGTGACCGATCCCCATGCGTTTAACGCGTTTCGCCACGAGTATCCCAAATTTGGCGGGGAATGGGAGACGCTCCACTACACGCAATTTTTGGCCACCCGCATTCCCGATATGGTGTTTAAGACGCCCATCAACCGCCGGGTGACGTTTCATGACCCCTGTTATTTAGGGCGGCATAATGGCGAATATGAAGCGCCGCGGCAACTCTTGCAGGCGATTCCGGGGTTGGAACTGGTCGAAATGGGGCGTTGCCGCGAAAACTCCTATTGCTGTGGGGGCGGCGGCGGCGGCATGTGGATGGATAGCTTCACCTCCCAGCATTTGACGATGCGCCTGTCCGAACGGCGGGTGCTGGAGGCTTTGGAATATGGGGCGGAAATTTTGGCGGTGACCTGTCCGTATGAAGTGTCCCGCTTTGAAGATGCCGTAAAGTCGACAGGCAATGCCGGCCGATTAGCCGTCATGGACATTGCGGAGCTCTTGGCGCAGTCGATGGACTTGGTTCCGGTCACGGTTTAA
- a CDS encoding Glycine cleavage system H protein (PFAM: Glycine cleavage H-protein~COGs: COG0509 Glycine cleavage system H protein (lipoate-binding)~HAMAP: Glycine cleavage H-protein~InterPro IPR002930~KEGG: bts:Btus_2489 glycine cleavage H-protein~PFAM: Glycine cleavage H-protein~SPTR: Glycine cleavage system H protein 3): MAYVLGCELPEGLWFQVAQDVWVKPLEDGSVRVGMTDPAQTRAGRLLTMQVRVGKTVAVGKNLATVESGKWVGPIPAPLPGKIVEANPVVLNNPNIINRDPYGEGWVLRLQPTVTFDQWESMGLVTGPVAVEQYREKLKAENLTCLRCADVIEED, encoded by the coding sequence ATGGCCTACGTTTTGGGATGCGAATTACCGGAAGGTCTTTGGTTTCAAGTCGCACAAGACGTGTGGGTGAAGCCGCTGGAGGACGGCAGCGTGCGGGTCGGGATGACCGATCCGGCACAGACCCGGGCGGGCCGCTTGTTAACCATGCAGGTGCGCGTCGGCAAAACGGTAGCGGTGGGCAAAAACCTGGCCACGGTGGAGTCGGGTAAATGGGTCGGCCCCATCCCGGCGCCGTTGCCGGGAAAAATTGTCGAGGCGAATCCGGTGGTGCTAAATAACCCGAACATCATTAATCGGGACCCCTATGGCGAAGGTTGGGTTCTTCGATTGCAACCGACCGTGACCTTCGACCAATGGGAAAGCATGGGATTAGTGACGGGGCCGGTTGCCGTGGAGCAATACCGGGAGAAGCTGAAAGCGGAAAATCTCACCTGTCTTCGCTGTGCGGATGTCATCGAGGAGGATTAA
- a CDS encoding Glycine cleavage system H protein (PFAM: Glycine cleavage H-protein~TIGRFAM: glycine cleavage system H protein~COGs: COG0509 Glycine cleavage system H protein (lipoate-binding)~HAMAP: Glycine cleavage H-protein~InterPro IPR002930~KEGG: bts:Btus_2490 glycine cleavage H-protein~PFAM: Glycine cleavage H-protein~SPTR: Glycine cleavage system H protein 4), whose translation MSEINGCRLPDDLYYWPDKHVWARPDHDGTIWVGMTDVAQSLAGKIVVVNLRSLGKTLARGKSAGTVESGKWVGSIATPVAGEVIAVNERLKSTPTLINDDPYGEGWMIHVRPTNWEVDRAELVTGENGIRQYQEKLSREGISCQH comes from the coding sequence GTGAGCGAGATTAATGGATGCCGATTACCGGATGACCTTTATTATTGGCCGGATAAACATGTATGGGCCCGCCCGGACCATGACGGGACCATCTGGGTCGGTATGACGGATGTGGCTCAGTCGCTGGCCGGGAAAATCGTGGTCGTCAATTTGCGGTCGCTCGGGAAAACCTTGGCCCGCGGGAAAAGTGCGGGGACCGTGGAAAGCGGGAAATGGGTGGGATCGATCGCGACACCGGTCGCCGGAGAGGTGATTGCCGTCAACGAGCGTCTGAAATCAACACCGACGCTCATCAACGACGATCCGTACGGCGAGGGGTGGATGATTCATGTGCGCCCGACAAATTGGGAAGTCGACCGCGCGGAACTGGTCACCGGCGAAAACGGTATTCGGCAATATCAAGAGAAGCTCTCACGCGAAGGAATTTCGTGTCAGCACTAA
- a CDS encoding electron transfer flavoprotein alpha subunit apoprotein (PFAM: Electron transfer flavoprotein domain; Electron transfer flavoprotein FAD-binding domain~COGs: COG2025 Electron transfer flavoprotein alpha subunit~InterPro IPR014730:IPR014731~KEGG: tro:trd_0148 electron transfer flavoprotein alpha-subunit~PFAM: Electron transfer flavoprotein, alpha subunit, C-terminal; Electron transfer flavoprotein, alpha/beta-subunit, N-terminal~SPTR: Electron transfer flavoprotein alpha-subunit): MGPIVVVGELDGNRLQDATKELLTKARELADGQVPVVVVGFGAGAQEALAHADADEAIAVTGSAVESYNPRVYEMVMHRIIADKTPSAVLLSNSTLGMDLGASLAALTGQPMVAYATGITHEDGHWVVQSQVYGGKLVAEVEAPDSGAVVTVVPGSWKSDEKTGSPTVTVMEAGTASGVQVVRVIEAESGGDVDITRADILVSVGRGLQDPDNLELADELAAAIGGVVSCSRPVVDAGWLPRSRQVGKSGQTVKPKLYLAFGISGAPEHLQGMKDSELIIALNSDPNAPIFEVAHYGATVDILEFMPALTERLRGEAG; this comes from the coding sequence ATGGGTCCGATTGTGGTTGTAGGGGAACTGGACGGGAATCGTTTGCAAGATGCCACCAAAGAACTTTTAACCAAGGCGCGCGAACTGGCCGACGGACAGGTGCCGGTGGTGGTTGTGGGATTTGGGGCCGGAGCGCAAGAGGCATTGGCTCATGCCGATGCGGATGAAGCTATCGCGGTAACCGGATCGGCGGTTGAAAGCTATAACCCGCGGGTATACGAAATGGTCATGCACCGAATTATCGCCGATAAAACCCCCTCCGCCGTCCTTCTGTCCAACAGCACACTCGGGATGGATCTGGGCGCCAGCTTGGCCGCGTTAACCGGTCAGCCGATGGTCGCTTACGCGACCGGTATAACCCATGAAGACGGTCATTGGGTGGTCCAAAGCCAAGTCTATGGTGGCAAGTTGGTGGCGGAAGTGGAGGCGCCCGACAGCGGAGCTGTCGTGACGGTGGTTCCCGGATCCTGGAAATCCGACGAAAAAACCGGCTCGCCGACCGTTACCGTTATGGAGGCGGGCACGGCATCAGGGGTGCAGGTCGTGCGGGTGATTGAAGCAGAAAGCGGCGGTGACGTCGATATTACCCGGGCGGATATTTTGGTCAGCGTGGGGCGCGGCTTGCAGGATCCGGACAATTTGGAGCTTGCCGACGAGTTGGCGGCGGCGATTGGCGGCGTAGTCAGTTGTTCGCGTCCGGTTGTGGACGCCGGCTGGTTGCCCCGGTCCCGGCAGGTGGGCAAGTCCGGTCAAACGGTGAAACCCAAACTCTACTTGGCTTTCGGCATCAGCGGGGCTCCGGAACATCTACAAGGCATGAAAGACAGCGAATTGATTATCGCGCTCAACAGCGATCCGAATGCCCCGATTTTTGAAGTTGCCCATTACGGAGCCACGGTGGATATCTTGGAGTTCATGCCGGCTCTGACGGAACGTTTGCGAGGGGAGGCGGGCTAA
- a CDS encoding protein of unknown function DUF224 cysteine-rich region domain protein (PFAM: Cysteine-rich domain~COGs: COG0247 Fe-S oxidoreductase~InterPro IPR004017~KEGG: tro:trd_0147 heterodisulfide reductase~PFAM: Cysteine-rich region, CCG~SPTR: Heterodisulfide reductase) codes for MILRDVLMAATGLMLVIAVALFAKRVHQIYQVMRKARPEVRSDQPGRRIQSVVEHVVLHRRMFRITLSGLLHYFIFSGFVVLLIDIVETVGEVFFPGFTVGRILAPLVDIWVILVLVGIVLALYNRLVIKPARFHGSDEKDAFVILGMIAAIVIGIVIHDSFYPFVAKEVFHVADPVAREHFLGYALSRLWVRLGWTGPTAASVGYAIGYLLDMGVVFLFLAYLPYSKHFHIFAAVPNIYMRKLGPVGELVTRVPEDTIAIKTFEDLSWKDIFDLYTCTECGRCQAVCPAHNAGQPLSPKMVILELRDALNDHLAKGGDLSLPLAGGVVSREELWACTTCGACQEACPVFIEHVPKIVGMRAALLEEGDIDPNAQKVLTSWDRQGNSFGQPPRKRPAWAKDIDIAIKDARKEPVDWLWFVGDFAAYDPRVQRLTQLVARLLDKAGVDFGILYEAEVNAGNEALRVGEYGLFESLAQKNLKALEKAQYQRIFTTDPHSLNALKNEYRKFGFQAPVSHYTEAFVELIDQGRLPVEPLRMKVTYHDPCYLGRWNRITEAPRQLLNRLGVELVEMPRHGTQSFCCGAGGGRIWMDETGVQDRPANQRIREALSLDDVPYFVVACPKDVSMFTASVTAMGVDGRLQVIDMTELLAMATGLLAMPESLSMVP; via the coding sequence GTGATACTCCGGGACGTGTTGATGGCGGCAACCGGGCTTATGCTGGTGATTGCCGTGGCCCTTTTTGCCAAACGGGTTCACCAGATCTATCAGGTGATGCGAAAAGCACGGCCGGAGGTGCGCTCCGATCAACCGGGGCGGCGGATTCAATCGGTGGTGGAGCATGTGGTGCTCCACCGCCGCATGTTTCGCATTACACTGTCCGGATTGCTCCACTACTTTATATTTAGTGGATTTGTGGTACTTTTAATTGACATTGTCGAAACCGTGGGGGAAGTGTTTTTCCCCGGGTTTACGGTGGGGCGCATTCTCGCTCCGCTGGTGGACATTTGGGTCATCTTGGTTTTAGTCGGGATTGTATTGGCCCTCTATAACCGACTGGTTATTAAACCCGCCCGCTTTCACGGATCGGACGAGAAAGACGCATTTGTCATTTTGGGCATGATTGCGGCGATTGTCATCGGGATTGTCATTCATGATTCGTTTTATCCGTTTGTCGCTAAAGAGGTATTTCATGTTGCGGACCCGGTGGCGCGTGAACACTTTCTGGGCTATGCCCTGTCCCGGCTCTGGGTCCGTTTAGGCTGGACCGGGCCCACGGCCGCTTCCGTTGGCTATGCGATTGGCTATCTGTTAGACATGGGCGTGGTCTTTCTTTTTCTGGCCTATCTGCCCTATTCCAAGCACTTTCACATCTTTGCGGCCGTGCCCAATATCTATATGCGGAAATTGGGACCGGTGGGAGAACTGGTTACGCGTGTCCCGGAAGACACCATCGCCATCAAAACCTTCGAGGACCTCAGCTGGAAAGATATCTTCGACTTATATACCTGCACCGAGTGCGGGCGTTGCCAGGCGGTTTGTCCGGCGCATAATGCCGGTCAACCGTTATCGCCCAAAATGGTCATTTTGGAGCTTCGGGACGCCTTAAACGACCATTTGGCCAAAGGCGGCGATTTATCCCTTCCCTTAGCCGGAGGCGTGGTGAGCCGCGAGGAATTATGGGCTTGCACGACATGCGGTGCGTGTCAGGAAGCCTGCCCGGTATTTATTGAACATGTCCCGAAGATTGTGGGCATGCGAGCGGCTTTATTGGAGGAAGGCGATATTGACCCCAATGCGCAAAAGGTTTTGACTTCGTGGGATCGGCAGGGCAACTCGTTTGGCCAGCCCCCCCGCAAACGGCCTGCCTGGGCGAAGGATATCGATATCGCCATCAAAGACGCCCGTAAAGAGCCGGTCGATTGGCTGTGGTTCGTCGGGGACTTTGCCGCTTATGATCCTCGGGTGCAACGCCTGACGCAATTGGTGGCTCGTTTGTTGGATAAAGCCGGGGTCGATTTTGGGATTCTCTATGAGGCCGAAGTCAACGCCGGTAACGAAGCGTTACGGGTGGGCGAGTACGGCTTATTCGAATCGCTGGCGCAGAAAAATCTCAAGGCGTTAGAAAAGGCCCAATACCAACGCATCTTTACGACGGATCCCCATTCATTAAACGCCCTGAAAAACGAATACCGGAAATTCGGATTCCAGGCGCCTGTGAGCCATTATACGGAAGCTTTTGTCGAACTGATCGACCAGGGACGCTTACCCGTCGAGCCCTTACGCATGAAGGTGACGTACCACGATCCTTGCTATTTAGGGCGGTGGAACCGAATTACAGAGGCCCCCCGGCAACTTCTTAATCGGTTAGGAGTAGAACTTGTCGAAATGCCCCGTCACGGTACGCAAAGTTTTTGCTGTGGGGCGGGTGGCGGCCGGATTTGGATGGATGAAACCGGGGTTCAAGATCGACCGGCCAACCAGCGAATCCGCGAAGCCTTGAGTCTGGATGACGTGCCCTATTTTGTCGTGGCCTGTCCCAAGGATGTCTCCATGTTTACGGCGTCGGTCACCGCTATGGGGGTGGATGGACGATTGCAAGTGATTGATATGACCGAATTGTTGGCCATGGCGACCGGGCTTTTGGCCATGCCGGAGTCATTGAGTATGGTGCCCTAA
- a CDS encoding electron transfer flavoprotein beta subunit (PFAM: Electron transfer flavoprotein domain~COGs: COG2086 Electron transfer flavoprotein beta subunit~InterPro IPR014730~KEGG: bts:Btus_2493 electron transfer flavoprotein alpha/beta-subunit~PFAM: Electron transfer flavoprotein, alpha/beta-subunit, N-terminal~SPTR: Electron transfer flavoprotein alpha/beta-subunit), protein MKILVVMKDVPDLVEELELTDDSRLAVDDLSYVPSEWDDQALEEALLIKEDHPDTTVTVVALDTGDVDNMLFTALAKGADRAVKLVGDFGRDLSNRARAALLAQYLREQAFDVVLTGVQAIDDLDGQIAGLLAGLLEWPHASVVRNVEWHPDGVHLIQEYAGGRMAELTVSTPAVLGIQAARKPPRYVTVAKVRQIQKSAAIEEVEVEVPSVPEVRLRRLYKPEAAGHAEMWGEDIDTVVDQLVGLLKERKLLRS, encoded by the coding sequence ATGAAAATCCTCGTGGTGATGAAGGACGTACCCGACTTGGTGGAAGAGCTGGAGTTAACCGACGACAGTCGGTTGGCCGTAGACGATTTGAGCTATGTACCCAGTGAATGGGACGATCAGGCGCTCGAAGAAGCCCTCTTGATTAAAGAGGATCATCCGGACACGACGGTAACCGTGGTCGCGCTCGATACGGGTGACGTGGACAATATGCTGTTTACGGCCTTGGCCAAAGGAGCCGATCGGGCGGTCAAGCTGGTGGGCGATTTCGGTCGGGACTTATCTAACCGGGCGCGGGCTGCCCTGCTGGCGCAATACTTGCGGGAGCAGGCTTTTGATGTGGTCTTGACCGGAGTACAGGCCATCGATGATTTGGACGGCCAAATTGCCGGGCTGCTCGCCGGCTTGTTGGAATGGCCGCATGCTTCCGTGGTCCGCAATGTGGAATGGCATCCCGACGGGGTTCATCTGATTCAAGAATATGCCGGGGGTCGCATGGCGGAATTGACGGTCAGTACGCCGGCGGTGCTAGGCATTCAGGCGGCCCGGAAACCGCCCCGGTATGTAACCGTCGCCAAGGTACGGCAAATCCAAAAATCGGCGGCCATCGAAGAAGTGGAGGTCGAGGTGCCGAGTGTGCCGGAAGTGCGTCTCCGCCGCCTTTACAAGCCGGAAGCGGCCGGGCACGCCGAAATGTGGGGCGAGGACATCGATACGGTAGTGGATCAGCTCGTCGGGTTATTGAAGGAACGCAAACTATTAAGGAGTTGA